From Mycoplasma sp. 2045, a single genomic window includes:
- a CDS encoding lipoprotein 17-related variable surface protein → MKQKRLLKNLFILSSAPLTALVATSAGCAAAPSNTKNPLAKTNVTYNVVNSYVKPSVINTENLSQYVTINPSTDELVIYKTISVSETDDDKGTLKITVLLESKEDSKVTYSKEILIKGFLKNIKSQPLNPRYQQFFNEIVDSAENSVPTVFMSRNAAQYFNSAFMLMLGELNYKNRNQDSLNDVLFLIDNSVYDKSNTGTQRFNFDYLLQKYGDVLQTPGQYNIGNGKLMVASQLKDMNPSLNDNANKKYDVFPRTLKELLTYLKPYKDAGVNKFDFYIPDISFPSLPAEVRNYVLEHANKIVLLSDGNAQPYKFVEASYQSWANRTSNNLSKDEIAASFEEMQRTQKQTIDYRYYFQLTDKVKLYNFDGSYIEYFNKQLRALDKANLSLSIKDYPTDYSQIFKNNKLEMEKAITEYEKLNRLEVRNALDFVIHGKEHYDSSKKNLVFMGSSLFRKYETKVETDPLYGKWRIKELTENREEIISFINAIKIKYPESEYNYMYKMHPVYSKDESIEYIRTLFGDNNKAIILDSSVSWENIIAVDHSKADYGKSVFFNETFNNDSKTHIFGIQASSTVLLSTLAFVRSAYNLSLEQAKAFVDPEDFAIPTTFHIIRRDQVKPKNGFYDTNIKELDQVYKYFIPSKTFFELSEFKSIPDFVDKWTKIKEGK, encoded by the coding sequence ATGAAACAAAAAAGATTATTAAAAAATTTATTTATATTATCAAGCGCACCTTTAACTGCTCTTGTTGCAACCAGCGCAGGTTGCGCAGCAGCACCAAGCAATACAAAGAATCCATTAGCAAAGACTAATGTTACATATAATGTTGTTAATAGTTATGTAAAACCATCTGTTATAAACACAGAAAATCTTAGTCAATATGTAACTATTAATCCATCAACAGATGAGCTTGTAATTTACAAAACTATTTCAGTTTCAGAAACTGATGATGATAAAGGAACATTAAAAATCACTGTTTTACTTGAATCAAAAGAAGATAGTAAAGTTACATATTCAAAAGAAATTTTAATTAAAGGCTTTCTTAAAAATATTAAATCTCAGCCACTTAATCCAAGATATCAACAATTCTTCAACGAGATTGTTGATTCAGCTGAAAACTCAGTTCCAACTGTGTTTATGTCTAGAAATGCAGCTCAATATTTCAACTCTGCATTTATGTTAATGTTAGGTGAATTAAACTACAAAAATAGAAATCAAGATTCACTTAATGATGTACTATTTTTAATAGACAATTCAGTTTATGATAAGTCAAACACAGGAACCCAAAGATTTAATTTTGACTATTTATTGCAAAAATATGGAGACGTTTTACAAACACCAGGTCAATACAACATTGGTAATGGTAAATTAATGGTTGCATCACAATTAAAAGATATGAATCCATCATTAAACGATAATGCTAACAAAAAATACGACGTATTTCCGAGAACATTAAAAGAATTATTAACTTACCTAAAACCATATAAAGATGCAGGTGTAAATAAATTCGACTTCTACATTCCGGACATTTCATTCCCATCATTACCAGCAGAAGTTAGAAATTACGTTCTAGAACACGCTAATAAAATAGTACTTTTATCAGATGGAAATGCACAACCTTATAAATTTGTTGAGGCTTCATATCAAAGTTGAGCTAACAGAACTTCAAACAATCTTTCAAAAGATGAAATCGCAGCTTCATTTGAAGAAATGCAAAGAACTCAAAAACAAACAATTGACTATAGATACTACTTCCAATTAACTGACAAAGTTAAACTTTACAACTTTGATGGTTCATACATTGAATATTTCAACAAGCAACTTAGAGCTTTAGACAAGGCTAATTTATCATTATCAATTAAAGATTACCCAACTGATTATTCACAAATTTTCAAAAATAATAAATTAGAAATGGAAAAAGCAATTACTGAATATGAAAAACTAAATAGATTAGAGGTTCGTAATGCTCTTGACTTTGTAATTCATGGAAAAGAACATTATGATTCATCTAAGAAGAACTTAGTATTTATGGGTTCATCATTATTTAGAAAATACGAAACAAAAGTTGAAACTGATCCATTATATGGAAAATGAAGAATTAAAGAACTTACTGAAAATAGAGAAGAAATTATAAGTTTCATTAATGCTATAAAAATTAAATATCCTGAATCTGAATACAACTATATGTATAAAATGCACCCAGTTTATTCAAAAGATGAATCAATCGAGTACATTAGAACATTATTTGGAGATAACAATAAAGCAATTATTCTTGACTCTTCAGTTTCTTGAGAAAACATTATCGCAGTTGATCACTCTAAAGCTGATTATGGTAAGTCAGTATTCTTCAACGAGACATTTAACAACGATTCTAAAACACATATCTTCGGAATTCAAGCTTCATCAACCGTTCTATTATCAACACTTGCATTTGTTAGATCAGCTTACAACTTATCATTAGAGCAAGCTAAAGCATTTGTCGATCCTGAAGATTTTGCAATTCCTACTACATTCCACATTATTAGAAGAGATCAAGTTAAACCAAAAAATGGTTTCTATGACACAAACATTAAAGAACTTGATCAAGTTTACAAATACTTCATTCCATCTAAAACATTCTTTGAATTATCAGAATTCAAATCAATACCTGATTTTGTAGATAAATGAACTAAAATCAAAGAAGGTAAATAA
- the rnc gene encoding ribonuclease III, producing MKNNMVNSLKSFFEINNIQPIRTDYYLLAITHSSFNRDKDDNYERLEFLGDSLLQFVSSNYIFRKYPELSQGHATRLRSTAVRTEALAKISNELGLLKILRTGPGKMRESVINSPKVQADVFEAMIAAIFLDQGFEKASQFIIKHISPIIDSVHNDENKDPKGQLQEYFQSMTKESITYQTDQLSDKRFLAKAKHDGVIYGEGVGLSKKEAETNAAIDALQKLKDKIEVQ from the coding sequence GTGAAGAATAATATGGTTAATTCACTTAAAAGCTTTTTTGAAATAAATAATATTCAACCAATTAGAACAGACTATTATCTATTAGCAATTACACATTCATCTTTTAATAGAGATAAAGATGACAACTATGAAAGACTTGAATTTTTAGGAGACTCACTTCTACAATTTGTTAGTTCAAACTACATATTCAGAAAGTATCCTGAATTATCACAAGGTCACGCAACCAGATTAAGATCAACTGCAGTTAGAACGGAGGCGCTTGCTAAAATATCTAACGAATTAGGTCTTTTAAAAATCTTAAGAACTGGACCTGGAAAAATGCGTGAATCAGTGATTAATTCACCAAAAGTTCAAGCAGACGTATTCGAAGCAATGATAGCAGCTATATTTTTAGATCAAGGATTTGAAAAAGCTTCACAATTCATAATCAAACATATATCTCCTATCATTGACTCGGTACACAATGACGAAAATAAAGATCCTAAAGGACAACTACAAGAATACTTTCAAAGTATGACAAAGGAAAGTATCACATATCAAACTGATCAACTCAGTGATAAACGTTTTTTAGCAAAAGCTAAACACGATGGTGTTATTTATGGTGAAGGTGTTGGTTTAAGCAAAAAAGAGGCTGAAACTAATGCTGCTATTGATGCACTACAAAAGCTTAAAGATAAAATTGAGGTGCAATAA
- a CDS encoding AAA family ATPase, whose translation MKLVKIEAHGFKSFAEPVILRFDGGVAGIIGPNGSGKSNINDAIKWVLGEQSSKELRGDSMQDVIFAGSKTAKPMDFARVTLTFDNKNSNNSIPDEVVTITRELQRGKGVNNYYMNGQPCRYKDIKSIAMETGIGKSSLAIISQGTVSDIAEASDEDRRGIFEEAAGVSKFKFKKTESERMLKSAEDSMNQLEPRISELEKQLGPLRKQAEKALIYRDKAEALKKVEIPFLAKGIKENKRIYEELDEELRGVDETMQKYKEEIASLQIEIKNAKVEKEKARQQVDELEGTYNGMASRLNSLNSTIDQQFAKINLITSGQVTVDNDEAIKSYASAIKRLEAELLYNTHTYGELKAQFEETRKQIEEDTNLVNNLRIANQNHRDNLISAKTTLQSLYRTKESKLNLFKGPKTIMENKMSFKGVKGLVRDLIKVKPEYITAIETVLTHAAQHIVVDIPNTAVKAVEFLKQNNGGRATFIPLTSIQEKFVRDDYLLAVTGHPGFVALASDLVDADPQYSVLVKFLLGNVVVVDDIKSANAISNLLEKKYMIVTLDGDIIRVGGVIVGGTAQESDNVLGIDEKIANLENKIAGIEPMIKKNDQQIEQLSFRRNQLIQKSRSTELEIHNLENSIKQKREEVTNLKGKVDASSLSLDDFENSETVIERNKLQAKLIVVKNELAVAKNLYQSWDEALSLYNTKLSDAQDSQNALNKGYSSKMINKSESFKIFTEYTNRLANVYHMTVEYADQNFVLEISYEKAKEFVEELRQQIAELGNVNLESIEQLEEVENRYDTLVANRDELVQTRDTLYQAIAELDKIIVTRLTNVVHDVNQEFNNVFKSMFGGGAAEVRFVEPNNILESGISIFAQPPGKSVKNLKLFSGGEKALIAISLLFAILRARPLPLCILDEVEAALDEANVVRYAEYLQELKKQTQFIVITHRTGTMQRVDSLFAATMQTRGITSFFSIHLKDVEKYITEEAN comes from the coding sequence ATGAAATTAGTAAAAATCGAAGCACATGGTTTTAAATCATTTGCTGAACCTGTAATCTTACGTTTTGATGGAGGTGTTGCTGGTATTATCGGGCCAAACGGTTCTGGTAAAAGTAACATCAACGATGCTATTAAATGAGTTTTAGGGGAACAAAGTTCTAAAGAACTTCGTGGAGACTCAATGCAAGACGTTATCTTTGCTGGTTCTAAAACAGCTAAACCAATGGACTTTGCAAGAGTTACATTAACTTTTGATAACAAAAACTCAAATAACTCAATTCCTGATGAAGTTGTAACAATCACACGTGAATTACAACGTGGTAAAGGTGTAAACAACTACTATATGAATGGTCAACCTTGCAGATACAAAGATATTAAAAGTATCGCAATGGAAACAGGTATTGGGAAAAGCTCATTAGCTATTATTTCTCAAGGAACTGTTTCAGACATCGCTGAAGCATCTGACGAAGATAGACGTGGAATTTTCGAAGAAGCTGCTGGAGTTTCTAAATTCAAATTCAAGAAAACTGAATCAGAAAGAATGCTTAAAAGTGCTGAAGATTCAATGAATCAACTTGAACCTAGAATTTCAGAGCTTGAAAAACAACTTGGACCATTAAGAAAACAAGCTGAAAAAGCTTTAATCTACAGAGATAAAGCAGAAGCTCTTAAAAAAGTTGAAATTCCATTCTTAGCTAAAGGAATAAAAGAAAATAAAAGAATTTACGAAGAATTAGACGAAGAACTTCGTGGTGTAGACGAAACAATGCAAAAATACAAAGAAGAAATTGCTAGTTTACAAATCGAAATTAAAAACGCAAAAGTTGAAAAAGAAAAAGCAAGACAACAAGTTGATGAACTTGAAGGAACATACAATGGTATGGCTTCAAGATTAAACTCATTAAACTCAACAATTGATCAACAATTTGCAAAAATTAACTTAATCACAAGTGGACAAGTAACAGTTGATAATGATGAAGCTATCAAATCATATGCAAGTGCAATTAAAAGACTTGAAGCTGAATTACTTTACAACACACATACTTATGGTGAACTTAAGGCTCAATTTGAAGAAACTAGAAAACAAATTGAAGAAGATACAAACTTAGTAAACAATTTAAGAATTGCTAACCAAAACCACAGAGACAACTTAATTTCTGCAAAAACGACTTTACAATCTTTATACAGAACTAAAGAATCTAAATTAAACCTTTTCAAAGGTCCTAAAACAATTATGGAAAACAAAATGTCTTTCAAAGGTGTTAAAGGACTTGTTAGAGATTTAATTAAAGTTAAACCAGAATACATCACAGCTATTGAAACTGTTTTAACTCACGCTGCTCAACACATTGTTGTTGATATTCCAAACACAGCTGTTAAAGCAGTTGAATTCCTTAAACAAAACAATGGTGGTAGAGCAACATTTATTCCTCTTACATCTATCCAAGAAAAATTTGTTCGTGATGACTATTTATTAGCAGTTACAGGACACCCTGGATTTGTTGCTCTTGCTTCAGATTTAGTTGATGCAGATCCACAATATTCAGTTTTAGTTAAATTCTTATTAGGGAACGTTGTAGTAGTTGATGATATTAAATCAGCTAATGCAATTTCAAACCTTCTTGAGAAAAAATATATGATTGTAACTCTTGATGGTGACATCATCCGTGTTGGAGGGGTTATCGTTGGAGGAACTGCTCAAGAAAGTGATAACGTCTTAGGTATCGATGAAAAAATTGCTAACCTTGAAAACAAAATCGCTGGTATTGAACCAATGATTAAGAAAAATGATCAACAAATCGAACAATTATCATTTAGACGTAATCAATTAATCCAAAAGAGCAGAAGTACTGAATTAGAAATTCACAACTTAGAAAACTCAATCAAACAAAAACGTGAAGAAGTTACAAACTTAAAAGGAAAAGTTGATGCTTCTTCATTATCACTTGATGATTTTGAAAACTCTGAAACAGTTATTGAAAGAAACAAATTACAAGCAAAACTTATCGTTGTTAAAAATGAACTTGCTGTTGCTAAAAACTTATATCAATCTTGAGATGAAGCATTATCACTTTACAACACTAAATTATCAGATGCTCAAGATTCTCAAAATGCCTTAAACAAAGGTTACAGCAGCAAAATGATTAACAAATCTGAATCATTCAAGATTTTCACTGAATATACAAACAGATTAGCTAACGTTTACCATATGACAGTTGAATACGCTGATCAAAACTTTGTTTTAGAAATTTCTTATGAAAAAGCAAAAGAATTTGTTGAAGAATTAAGACAACAAATTGCTGAACTTGGAAATGTTAACTTAGAATCTATCGAACAACTTGAAGAAGTTGAAAACAGATATGACACATTAGTAGCTAACAGAGATGAATTAGTTCAAACAAGAGACACTTTATACCAAGCTATTGCTGAACTTGACAAAATCATTGTTACAAGACTTACTAATGTTGTTCACGATGTTAACCAAGAATTCAACAACGTATTCAAATCTATGTTCGGTGGAGGAGCTGCTGAAGTTAGATTCGTTGAACCTAATAATATTTTAGAATCAGGAATCAGCATCTTTGCTCAACCTCCTGGAAAAAGTGTTAAAAACCTTAAATTATTCTCAGGGGGAGAAAAAGCGCTTATTGCTATCTCATTATTATTCGCCATCTTAAGAGCTAGACCTCTTCCATTATGTATTCTTGATGAGGTTGAAGCTGCGCTTGATGAAGCTAACGTTGTTAGATATGCAGAATACTTACAAGAACTTAAGAAACAAACTCAGTTCATTGTTATCACACACAGAACAGGAACAATGCAAAGAGTTGACTCATTATTTGCTGCAACAATGCAAACACGTGGAATTACAAGTTTCTTCAGTATTCACTTAAAAGATGTCGAAAAATACATTACTGAAGAAGCTAACTAA
- a CDS encoding DAK2 domain-containing protein produces MSKSKKVDKRNILNGSELAKAFLSGAKALVNAKNKIDALNVFPVPDGDTGTNMSSTIAAAIPDLEKAQNEPVYAITKKVSTNMIYEARGNSGVILSQIFKGFALGTDGKVELNTQDLIQAFEKATEIAYKSVFKPVEGTILTVIRETTENLKKEFEGKDIHYSVFFEEVVAFARKSCDETPNKLKNLREVGVTDSGGEGLYTIFWGMNEALHDRPVELKDNSDEVINFIGDSEVYEGEFGYCTEVLIDLTEPAKFKKANFVAKLEKLANSLVVVSDDNILKVHGHTVKPGDMLNFTQQYGEFIKIKSENMTLQANYSKANAEKLKESQLQHSEESRTPCGIISCNLGSGIVARMKDLGCDFVVESGQTQNPSAQDLINAVNNVNSDSVFILTNNSNIILVAQQVAQVIQDKNVIIIPTKTQIQGITAMLNFNHESSVEENVEMMNEAIANVTTGEITKAIRNTKLNGVQIKDGDYLSIINGKITASSSKLLDAAKKIVKKAITEDKELVTIYYGDESSLDEAEEILNFIESNYDIEVEIIEGNQPTYQFIIGVE; encoded by the coding sequence ATGAGTAAAAGTAAGAAAGTAGATAAAAGAAATATCCTGAATGGTTCCGAGTTAGCTAAAGCATTTTTATCAGGAGCTAAAGCATTAGTTAATGCAAAAAACAAAATTGATGCGTTAAATGTGTTTCCTGTTCCTGATGGAGATACTGGAACAAATATGTCTTCAACAATAGCGGCTGCTATACCTGATTTAGAAAAAGCTCAAAATGAACCAGTATATGCTATTACTAAAAAAGTTTCAACAAATATGATTTATGAAGCTAGAGGAAACTCTGGTGTTATCCTTTCACAAATTTTCAAAGGATTTGCTTTAGGTACAGATGGTAAAGTTGAATTAAATACTCAAGATTTAATCCAAGCTTTTGAGAAAGCAACCGAAATTGCTTACAAATCAGTTTTTAAACCTGTTGAGGGAACAATTCTTACAGTTATTAGAGAAACAACTGAAAATCTTAAAAAAGAATTCGAGGGTAAAGACATTCACTATTCAGTATTCTTTGAAGAAGTCGTTGCATTTGCACGTAAAAGTTGTGATGAAACACCTAACAAACTTAAGAACTTAAGAGAAGTTGGAGTTACCGATAGTGGTGGTGAAGGTCTTTACACAATTTTCTGAGGAATGAATGAAGCTCTTCACGATAGACCAGTTGAACTTAAAGATAATTCAGATGAAGTCATAAACTTTATTGGTGATAGCGAAGTTTATGAAGGAGAATTTGGTTACTGTACAGAAGTTCTTATCGATTTAACTGAACCAGCTAAATTCAAGAAAGCAAACTTTGTTGCAAAACTTGAAAAATTAGCTAACTCACTTGTTGTTGTTTCTGACGACAATATCCTTAAAGTTCACGGACACACAGTTAAACCTGGTGATATGTTAAACTTTACTCAACAATATGGTGAATTTATCAAAATCAAATCAGAAAATATGACGCTTCAAGCTAACTATTCAAAAGCTAATGCCGAAAAACTTAAAGAGTCACAATTACAACATAGTGAAGAAAGTAGAACACCTTGTGGAATTATCTCATGCAACTTAGGTTCAGGTATAGTTGCAAGAATGAAAGATTTAGGTTGTGACTTTGTTGTTGAAAGTGGACAAACACAAAACCCATCTGCTCAAGACTTGATAAATGCAGTTAATAATGTAAATTCAGATTCAGTATTTATTCTTACAAACAATTCAAACATCATACTTGTTGCACAACAAGTAGCGCAAGTTATCCAAGACAAAAACGTTATTATTATTCCTACAAAAACACAAATCCAAGGAATAACAGCTATGCTTAATTTCAACCACGAATCTTCAGTTGAAGAGAACGTTGAAATGATGAATGAGGCAATTGCTAATGTAACTACTGGTGAAATTACAAAAGCAATTAGAAACACAAAATTAAATGGTGTTCAAATTAAAGATGGTGATTATTTATCTATCATCAATGGAAAAATCACTGCAAGTTCATCAAAACTTTTAGATGCTGCTAAAAAAATAGTTAAAAAAGCAATTACAGAAGACAAAGAATTAGTCACAATTTACTACGGTGATGAAAGCTCACTTGATGAAGCTGAAGAAATCCTTAACTTCATTGAATCAAACTATGATATTGAAGTTGAAATTATTGAAGGTAATCAACCTACATATCAATTCATCATTGGAGTCGAATAA
- a CDS encoding ABC transporter ATP-binding protein, protein MNKRKTIKSSEAKGALKRVIALIWATNKWYFMLIIFGFVISSVVNVLGQSYLGLVLFNKFLVPFFQSGFNEFDWNGFNLSIIILVSLFLSGVLFEFIATRLAVFLTHTTIKNLRDSLYEKMQTLPISYFDKKLKGDLMSLFVNDVDVLKQFIMQTVPTIFSSLATLIVTTVFMLYYSWFLSLIVFALVGTTMLLSSVYARKSSKFFTLRQKRLGIINGFINEMINGVKVIKVFNHQEASFEDMQKRNKEFYEADYKSKAYVTVLFPVFMNIGNINYAIIAIISGLIYLNGGKVGSLDVTISAGVIVAFLQYARNFSLPISQIVQEFNTLAMAAVGARRVFDAMDNLSEVDKGSIDIINHSDLSKSSIVWFNSHDKEKFLSEPSRYYFKIPMGSMGSLIKRIDGKFDFNHVYAGYVEGKPIIKDFDLHIKPGERVAFVGATGAGKTTITNLINRFYDVFEGSIKLDGIDIRLIKKSSLRKSLGYVLQETSLFTKSIADNIAYGVPDAALKDIKEAAKIANATRFIKQTEDGFNTVLENAGESLSQGQKQLLSIARTSMLDPMILVLDEATSTIDTETEREIQEGMYELMKNKTSFVIAHRLSTIRDVDKIVVMDQGQIKEVGSHDELIKLHGIYHQLYTGKIELD, encoded by the coding sequence ATGAATAAAAGAAAAACTATAAAAAGCTCAGAAGCTAAAGGCGCTCTTAAAAGAGTTATTGCACTTATCTGAGCTACTAATAAATGATATTTCATGCTCATTATTTTCGGTTTCGTTATTTCATCAGTAGTAAATGTTTTGGGTCAATCTTACTTGGGGTTAGTACTATTCAACAAATTCTTAGTTCCATTTTTTCAATCAGGTTTCAATGAATTTGATTGAAATGGATTCAACCTTTCAATCATTATCTTAGTTAGTTTATTTTTATCAGGTGTGCTTTTTGAATTTATAGCAACAAGATTAGCAGTATTCTTAACACATACAACTATTAAAAACTTACGTGATAGCTTATATGAAAAAATGCAAACATTACCAATAAGCTACTTTGACAAGAAACTTAAAGGTGACTTAATGTCATTGTTTGTTAATGATGTTGATGTACTTAAGCAATTCATAATGCAAACTGTACCAACAATATTTTCAAGCTTAGCAACACTTATTGTGACAACAGTGTTTATGCTTTACTACAGCTGATTTTTATCGTTAATAGTATTTGCACTTGTAGGAACAACTATGTTATTGTCATCTGTTTATGCAAGGAAATCAAGTAAATTCTTTACATTAAGACAAAAACGTCTAGGTATTATCAACGGATTTATAAATGAGATGATTAATGGTGTTAAGGTTATTAAAGTCTTTAATCATCAAGAAGCTTCATTTGAAGATATGCAAAAGAGAAATAAAGAGTTCTATGAAGCTGACTACAAATCAAAAGCTTATGTAACTGTTTTATTCCCTGTATTTATGAATATTGGAAATATCAACTATGCAATTATTGCTATTATTTCTGGACTCATTTACCTTAACGGTGGTAAGGTTGGTTCATTAGATGTCACAATCAGTGCAGGAGTTATTGTTGCGTTCTTACAATATGCAAGAAACTTCTCATTACCAATTTCTCAAATTGTTCAAGAGTTTAATACACTTGCAATGGCCGCGGTTGGTGCAAGACGTGTGTTTGATGCAATGGATAATTTATCAGAAGTTGATAAAGGTTCAATCGACATTATTAATCATTCAGATTTATCTAAATCAAGCATTGTTTGATTTAATTCTCATGATAAAGAAAAATTCTTAAGCGAACCATCAAGATACTACTTCAAAATACCAATGGGTTCAATGGGAAGCTTAATTAAAAGAATTGATGGTAAGTTTGATTTCAATCACGTTTATGCAGGTTATGTTGAAGGAAAACCTATTATCAAAGATTTTGATTTACATATTAAACCAGGTGAAAGAGTTGCGTTTGTGGGTGCGACTGGTGCTGGAAAAACTACAATTACAAACTTAATTAATAGATTTTATGATGTGTTTGAAGGTTCAATTAAACTTGATGGAATTGATATTAGACTAATTAAAAAATCTTCATTACGTAAATCACTTGGATATGTTCTTCAAGAAACTTCATTATTTACTAAATCAATAGCTGACAACATTGCTTATGGTGTTCCTGACGCAGCACTTAAAGATATTAAAGAAGCTGCAAAAATTGCTAATGCAACTAGATTCATTAAACAAACTGAAGATGGGTTTAATACTGTCTTAGAAAATGCAGGAGAATCACTTTCACAAGGGCAAAAACAACTTCTTTCAATTGCTAGAACAAGTATGTTAGATCCAATGATATTAGTCCTTGATGAAGCTACTTCAACAATTGATACAGAAACTGAAAGAGAAATCCAAGAGGGTATGTATGAACTTATGAAAAATAAAACTTCATTTGTTATAGCACACCGTTTAAGTACAATTAGAGATGTAGATAAAATCGTTGTTATGGATCAAGGACAAATTAAAGAAGTTGGATCTCACGATGAGCTTATCAAATTACACGGTATCTATCACCAACTTTACACAGGTAAAATTGAACTTGATTAA
- the plsX gene encoding phosphate acyltransferase PlsX, producing MKDYKFKIAFDINGNDNGPSAAVESASKFALQFPDTQIQLIGDISNIDKTKLPENILLIENKNVPSEPKNIRKSMNEDTSMNLAISKVINNEANAVLSSGDSGVYISTLTLKLKRLQNISRPAFMPVATSILGSKLLFLDVGANLETKAQYLVEWAMLASLFYKTMFKVAEPRVSLINIGTEDYKGLASTKQAHEYLKTLNDINYVGFVESRELFNGNIDVAVVDGYAGNTMLKSYEGAIGAFSKALKGQILTKLKYKIGYLLLKGAFKNVGKSLDYRSVGSAWVLGVNGLAIKAHGSSDAKAFYNALLSIQEALENNLLEKLQTLSDSIKVDNLESEE from the coding sequence ATGAAAGACTATAAATTCAAAATTGCTTTTGACATAAATGGAAATGATAATGGTCCAAGTGCAGCAGTTGAATCTGCTAGCAAATTTGCTCTTCAATTCCCTGATACACAAATTCAACTAATTGGTGATATTTCAAATATTGATAAAACGAAACTTCCTGAAAATATCTTACTTATTGAAAACAAAAATGTTCCTAGTGAACCTAAGAACATTAGAAAATCAATGAACGAAGATACATCAATGAATCTTGCAATTAGTAAAGTTATAAACAATGAAGCTAATGCAGTTTTATCAAGTGGAGATAGTGGAGTTTATATCTCGACATTAACACTTAAATTAAAAAGATTACAAAACATTTCTAGGCCAGCATTTATGCCAGTTGCTACATCTATTTTAGGTAGCAAATTGCTATTTTTAGATGTAGGTGCTAACTTAGAAACAAAAGCACAATATTTAGTTGAATGAGCTATGCTTGCTTCATTGTTCTATAAAACAATGTTTAAAGTAGCAGAACCTAGAGTTTCACTTATTAACATTGGAACTGAAGATTACAAGGGTCTTGCATCAACTAAACAAGCTCACGAATATTTGAAAACATTAAATGATATTAACTATGTTGGATTTGTTGAATCAAGAGAATTATTTAATGGAAACATTGATGTAGCTGTTGTAGATGGTTATGCAGGTAACACAATGCTCAAAAGTTATGAAGGAGCAATTGGTGCGTTTTCAAAAGCACTTAAAGGTCAAATATTAACTAAATTAAAATACAAAATTGGTTATTTACTTTTAAAAGGTGCATTTAAAAATGTTGGTAAATCACTTGACTACCGTTCAGTTGGTTCTGCTTGAGTACTTGGTGTTAATGGACTAGCAATTAAAGCTCACGGTTCATCTGATGCAAAAGCTTTCTACAATGCATTATTATCAATTCAAGAAGCTCTTGAAAATAACTTATTAGAAAAATTACAAACATTATCAGATTCAATTAAAGTTGATAATTTAGAAAGTGAAGAATAA